The nucleotide sequence AACATAAAAAGGCTAACTACAAATTGAACTTTTCTTATCATAAAAGGCCCGACAAACCTTATTTTGGCAACTTCATTGAAGAATTGTTCTTTGAGGCTAAGGACATTTGTGTCATCTTTTGTCCAACATGGTGGCAGTCTAAACTATGTAACAGACTCAAATTATGGAGTGTAATAAAGTTATGTCATTATTGCCACCTAATTTTCTTGGCTACGTATGCTTTTTTTTTGGGAGAACTGTCAGTATATAATAAAAGGAGGTCAGCTAATAGGTTCTTACTTCTTCCTCACCTAGCACCTATAATGTAACTACACATAATTTTGCCACTGGCTTTACAGGGTATTTGAATGAGTGACAACTTGTTCTGATATGTAGAatgaaaaaaacaaacaaacaaacaaactcgTTTCACCAACATGAAATTTCAGCTAAATGAATTATTTGTCATCATTGAGCTGTATCAAAGGCAATGTGACAAGATATCTAAGGATGGagtaaccaaatcttcttatatcATCCTCAAACTCTCCTGGCAGTTCTAATCCGAATGTACTCACCAATTCTTACCGGTGCATTTACATGCCATCATTGAGCTGTATCGAAGGCAACGTGACAAGATATCTAAGGATGGAGTAACCATATCTTCTTATATCATCCTCAAACTCTCCTGGTAGTTCTAATCCAAATGGACTCACCAATTCTTACCGGTGCATTTACATGCCATCCATACCAACATTTTCAATAGTGCACCCTTTTTCTGTTTCATCTTACCTAGTGATGCCACGCATCTATCTCAACATCCTCATATTTGTTAGCCTTTCTGATATGTTGACTTCTAATTGTGCAACTATCCAAGTTTCTAATGCCAATTTCACAACATCCAATTATTTGACAAGTGTATTTTAtataaagaacaagaaaaagatgaATAAGCACCAGCAATGAAGCAAGAAATACATACCCAATTTGATAAGTTGTAGCCCTATCAATTCCAGTTGCAGCTATCCAAGTGTCACCACAAAAGAAATTTCGGCCTCCGATAACAATAGCTACCTGAGAAACATCACAAGCGAGGATAGCAGGAATGGAGTTATAACATATACAGGTTAAGAAAGCTTCAAATCCTGTATGAATAGACAGGTGTTGAGTGAAACCTCTAAACCAGCACGGCTTGCGATTGCAATTTCCTTAGCAATAAGCATAATTACCTGAACAGTATAAACAGAACATGCATTCAACCTCGGGTAACAACTTATGCATGCAAAATAGCTCCATTTATGATCAACCAGAAATACGGCCCAAACCAACAAATGCAGATAGGAGAATGCCAGTGTTCTACCTTGGGGTCAACATTCTGGGGCCCAGCTCCAGCTAATGCCATACCACTAATTTTCAAAATCACCCTCTTCCACCGTGGATTTGATAATGACTTCATCTTTGAGTTAATATTTGTGCTAAGAGGGCCAGATGGAGCAATGGGATGTCTGCAAATGTGATTAACGATATGTGTGGGTATTACATATTAACAAGGAGGGATAAAACAACCCGCTATAATGTTTCTAAGTGTCATGCTTTTACAGGTAATTCAATAAATAAGAACACAAGAAAAACACCCAAAAATCTAATATTATCATTTGACattggaaaagcattttttttcacATTTTCCATATTTGACAACAAAAGGAGAGCAGTTGCCAATGATCAGCTGTGATCCTATCAGAAATGGCTTTAAAGTTGTACACTaacaatataataaataaaaaaaggaggGATGCTTACAATTTAAAGCATGCAAAACAGAAACATATTGCACAGAACCTACTACTAGTGAGAAAATGAAACTATGATGTTCACCCACTGCATGCTTTGTTCTTACAGTGGTCCCACAGAAGCAAGTGGACTGTTTAAAACCCTCTGTGAACAAAATGGATCTTCTCCCTTCAAAATTTCCTATCTTCACAAGAGACATAAAATTTAATAACCTCATCAGCAACTTTTCACCCACTTCTAACCAAATTCCTATATGCTTAATAAGTGATGGAACAAATGAACGAACATTTCAGAGATCATCTATGAAGTTTGTTAATGGCCTGTTTGTTCCACTGAGTGTGGAGATCACTACCGAGATATAGTCCTCCGAAGTCAAGTTCCATGGCCTTGGCATGAGTGTTTGGTTATCCAAAGTCATAAAGTACAGTTCCCCAaaagcaaatcaaacaactatccCTCCCCACTTTCTTATAAAAGACTTTGGAGCTCCTTCCATCAAAATTCCCATTAGCCAACTTTAATGTCCCTTAGAAAGATAGAATCAATGGATTTAATGTCCCTTAAATCTATCAACTTCAGCTGTTATAGAAAAAATTTCTTTACTGACATAATGAGGAATTTCTTCGAAGCTTATCAATTACTTAAAATTCACAAAATCATGAGATGAATTTACCTTCAGCAAGCTCAAACAGCGATAAACAGTTCCACAATAGATGCAGATAGAAAAGTGTGAAGCTTGAACATAGATGAAGAGCTACAAACTCATCACTCGAGATGCATTGGTGCAAGGGAAACAAAATCAATTACCAAATCCCCATGAGAAAATGCAGAAATCTCGAGGAGAGAAGGGTGGACCTTTTGATCTGTCTCATGACTGCAGGAGGGCCACCAAGGGTGACGGATTTGTCATCGTCCGGGGCAGCCTTCAACGAGGATGACGAGCCAACGATCTGCTCCATCTTCTTAAACCAGGGCCAGTGGCTGGTTGGGAGGCCGCCACTGCTGAGCCTTTGGCACTCGACCTTGTATCGCTTCTTGAGGTTGTCGATCTTGTTCTTGCACTGCTCCACGCTCTTGCCCACCTTCTGCTTGTTGCAGCGCTCGCTGACGATGGTGGCTACGTCCTCCCAGTCCCTTCCCCGCAGGTTGCCCCGGTTCAGCTGCTCGTATCTCTCTGTGTACGCGTCTAGGAGGGAACCTATGGCCGTGTCGCTCCACTCCTCCCGGTCCTTGCGGTAGTCCCCCGAGGATGACATCGGCCTCGATTTTTTGTTAGCCGCCATGCTGCTGTTGTAGCAGTAGGGCGACTCGCCGTCGCTGATATCGTCGCGGTCCTTGCGCTTGGGCGAGTGGTGATGGGGCTGCTGCTGGTGGTGGATGtgctggaggtggtggtggtgggacgCGGAGGTGGCAGCTCCCTTGACCTCGGGGTTGTCGGCATCACCGTCGTCGTCTTCGTCGTCGTCGGCTGCGTGCTGGGTGGCGAAGGGATTGGCGTCCTCAGCGAAGCAGGGGTGTTCGTGGAAGGCGGAGGAGCATTTGGAGGCGTCCGTCTGGCCGAATGCCTCGCCATAACCCTCATGGTTCTCGCCTCCACCATCGACAACGACCCCCTTCTTTCCAGGGCTGACGATGACCGagggggcggaggaggaggcAGCGCCAGGGTGGTGGTGGGCGCGGGGATGGAGGGAGATCGGCGTCGCCTTGGCGGTTACGTAGCGGTGGGCGGCGGAGAAGGGGACGGCCCGTGCCTGGGGCTGGTGCTGCGACTGGGCTTCGTCTCCTAGCAAAGCGAAGTCGTCGTCGCAGGAGGCCATGAAGGCGGCGGCCTCGTCgtcgttagggttagggttatggCGTCCGAATCCGAACGGGGCGGAGGCCGAACGAGACGGGACGGGAAGTAGACGACGTTAGAGCGTGAGAGACGGATCGCGAGCGGACGTCCACTTAAGTGGGTGACGGTGGGATCCCCCCGTAACTTGCTAGCTACGGGACCGTAACGCGCCGTCACGTCTCCGTTAGATAACGCTCCGCACGCCCGCAACCAGCGAGGGTGGGGCCCGACGGCACAGCAATAATGAAGCTCACCGCCCACCATCTCCATCTGTTCCCGATTCCGCGCCCCAACGACGCCCTCTTTTCCACCAACTACGTTAAAATATTAAaggaaaattatatatatcattttttccGGTGGAAACGGGACCGTTGAGCGGGAAAGCATCCCGCGAACACCCATTCTAATATTGCGTCAGAATCTACGTTAGAACGATCACGGAGAAAAGGATCAATCGCTGATCGAGTGATCC is from Musa acuminata AAA Group cultivar baxijiao chromosome BXJ1-6, Cavendish_Baxijiao_AAA, whole genome shotgun sequence and encodes:
- the LOC135583457 gene encoding uncharacterized protein LOC135583457 isoform X1, whose translation is MASCDDDFALLGDEAQSQHQPQARAVPFSAAHRYVTAKATPISLHPRAHHHPGAASSSAPSVIVSPGKKGVVVDGGGENHEGYGEAFGQTDASKCSSAFHEHPCFAEDANPFATQHAADDDEDDDGDADNPEVKGAATSASHHHHLQHIHHQQQPHHHSPKRKDRDDISDGESPYCYNSSMAANKKSRPMSSSGDYRKDREEWSDTAIGSLLDAYTERYEQLNRGNLRGRDWEDVATIVSERCNKQKVGKSVEQCKNKIDNLKKRYKVECQRLSSGGLPTSHWPWFKKMEQIVGSSSSLKAAPDDDKSVTLGGPPAVMRQIKRHPIAPSGPLSTNINSKMKSLSNPRWKRVILKISGMALAGAGPQNVDPKVIMLIAKEIAIASRAGLEVAIVIGGRNFFCGDTWIAATGIDRATTYQIGMMASLMNAMMLQASLEKIGVEARIQSTLLMQEIAEPYIRRRAIRHLEKGRVVIFGGAGAATGNPLFSTDTAAALRASEIHADAVLKGTTMDGVYNCHPRNNGGSAFEHISFRELVSRGFTAMDMTALNFCEENNIPVVIFNLLEPGNVSKALCGDQVGTLVDQSGRIN
- the LOC135583457 gene encoding uncharacterized protein LOC135583457 isoform X2; the encoded protein is MASCDDDFALLGDEAQSQHQPQARAVPFSAAHRYVTAKATPISLHPRAHHHPGAASSSAPSVIVSPGKKGVVVDGGGENHEGYGEAFGQTDASKCSSAFHEHPCFAEDANPFATQHAADDDEDDDGDADNPEVKGAATSASHHHHLQHIHHQQQPHHHSPKRKDRDDISDGESPYCYNSSMAANKKSRPMSSSGDYRKDREEWSDTAIGSLLDAYTERYEQLNRGNLRGRDWEDVATIVSERCNKQKVGKSVEQCKNKIDNLKKRYKVECQRLSSGGLPTSHWPWFKKMEQIVGSSSSLKAAPDDDKSVTLGGPPAVMRQIKRHPIAPSGPLSTNINSKMKSLSNPRWKRVILKISGMALAGAGPQNVDPKVIMLIAKEIAIASRAGLEVAIVIGGRNFFCGDTWIAATGIDRATTYQIGMMASLMNAMMLQASLEKIGVEARIQSTLLMQEIAEPYIRRRAIRHLEKGRVVIFGGAGAATGNPLFSTDTAAALRASENAVLKGTTMDGVYNCHPRNNGGSAFEHISFRELVSRGFTAMDMTALNFCEENNIPVVIFNLLEPGNVSKALCGDQVGTLVDQSGRIN